The Larimichthys crocea isolate SSNF chromosome X, L_crocea_2.0, whole genome shotgun sequence genome segment TTGTTGTTCCTGAGCTTTTCCTACATTTGCAGCCAATCTTTGACTGGAACGTCAAACAGCTGTTCCTCTATCTGTCTGCTGAGTATGCCACAAAGAGCAACGTAAgtcctaaacacacacactcccacacatcTGTTGTATTAGGTCTGCTGCACAGTGAAATATGGGCATGagtaaatatgaaatgaaaaagtttcggccaaaatcaaataaaatttaaaatggttggccgaataccgaaaccgaatatgaaatgcggttgttaaatttttcactattttttttactattgcataaatagaatagaatttgtagacatgttttttcaaagaaatatgtatgtataagtaaatgtttatttaatatccttcatatattccagtagaatttccagttagtataattattatttcatttatactgttagaaagcccatgttgttttaatcactgttaatttgttcttgaaaaaaatactatttagtCTTATTATATTTCTGGTGAATATCCATTTTTCCCACATTCATGGACGCATCAGTCATTCCGACGGTCTTGAACGCACCTGGCATGTGTGAGACGCTGTAGTATAGAGAGAATTATATAGCTCctctaaagagcagtgtatgatgtatttcttgcctgtgtttttcctatatcctgcatcgtgggtttattgtgtgtgaatgagaaaagaatcagcaaccgtggccagatcaccgcacacgttgtttcattgcatgaattgcgtcacgccactattcggccttactattcggccacttcaccgaaaggGTGGCtgaattttcggtgcatccctagtagggctgcacgatatggcctgtaaccaatatctcgatatttttaagctatatcgcgatacacgatatatatctcgatatttttgttgttgttgttttgtactctttttatagcattttaacacttgtcatattttttatgaatttttaatgcatttcataatgtaaatatgagctttaaagcagtgcaggatcatacttggctcatgagacactgttttaaatcaaattttaaccattcttcatattttataaataaacctttaataaatttaacacccacgtcttattttgaaaaccggaagtgtccacacgctgcagtaagctcgcgctgactttcccagttttctcaaagtttttgacataaagtcgcaataagggcgcacttgaaaatattggagcagctgacgtgaccacgcgaaaacgagagacggctggcgtgaccgcagttgtttttcttcggaaccaagtcgtccgtctccatcttcaattaactcgctcgggctcttcacttctctcctcacctgatacaaaaagtacgcatgcgcgcaggggatttttctgggtgggcggggcagtgtgctgcgtgctgtgagcagcaccaggagtgacacaggcaaaactccggagaattaaatgccgacggcttaaaacatttacgtgacaagtactcgatggtcgcgatatagtcatttcatacatctcacgtagaacaagccgcgatatatcgagtatattcgatatatcgcccacccctaatcCCTAGTAaatacaaagtgaaataaaatctcCTCAGTTAATCCATGCATTGTACTGTAGGTTAGAAGTGCCACTCTAGGTGTCggttagctcagctggtagagcatccgccccatgtacaaagtcCAGTCCTTGTCACAGCGACCCAGGGTTCGgatccaacctgtggctctttgcacgcatgcatgtcattccccatctctctctccccacattcctgtcagtctttagctgtcaaataaaagcttgaaaaatatcttttaaaaaacagtgccACTCTAAAATACAGTATAGTAAATCTAGTGTCTAGTCCTGTTATAGCAACACACTCCCTGGCCTGTATACAATGTAAAGAAGCTCCGTCATACATTCTGCCTCTGTGAAAGTTCCGCTGTGTGCTGattgtgttgtgtgagtgtgatctCATGTTTGTAAATGATGCTGACACATCATCTTCCATCATCTCTGTctgagctgctgtgttgttggtgtcattgttgttgtattGTGGCTCAGGAGGTGAACTAATCAGATGATAATACTGGGTTTGCTGTTATTACggcatattttcacattatcaGCATTTAGACCAATCACAGTGTGCTAGTTCATTATTTTATGGTTTATGTTCAGTAACTTGTATTGTTATAAGAATGTTACATCAACGTCATGATGCTGATCTCTTTACATGTTTCTGCTgcctaaagtgtgtgtgtctgtctgtgtgtgtgtcagtctctgAACCAGGTAGTGCTCTGGGATAAGATCGTTCTTCGAGGTGAAAACACCAAACTGAACCTCAGAGACATGAAgtccaaatatttcttcttcGATGACGGGAACGGACTCAGGTCAGACACGCTTCAGTGCATACGTCACGGCAATGAGGCCGCTCCATTCAgaactctgagctcacagctgtGCTGGGTGAAATGTCAGAGTCACCAACCTCAGCTCACTTTAATCTTTTAGCACCAtggataaaaaatgttttgtggtgCTTTCACTTCAGCTCCAGTGACAACAATgtacaaaaaaagcaaacagaggtGTCGGCCCAAACACAGCACcgtgtttctgtctgtgagaATCATTCAGgtcattttaaatgaagcttTAAGATGGAACGTCTGAACATCAGAGTTCAAGTGTTGCTGATCGGGCCatctgaacagaacagaaccagaTCAGGCTAAAAGCAGTGTGTAGTAATTGTGAGCTCTTCACacgttattttttatttgttataagAACGTATCATATATATATCTGACCCCACTCTGCCTGTATGCTCTGGACACTGTGAAGAGGAACACTGTGACTAACTGTCCCGTCTTTGTCGTCTTCAGGGCCAATAAGAACATCACTCTGACACTGTCGTGGAATGTCGTCCCCAACGCTGGAATCCTGCCTCTAGTGGCTGGAAGTGGACACGTCAGCCTCCCTTTCCCAGATACATACGAGTCCACCAAGAGCTACtagatggacagaaaaacacacgcacacacacaaccggCTGTGCTGtactgatgaacacacacacactgtacacctCTGTTTCTTcatagatgtaaaaaaaaaaaatctggtttgTAATAAAAGTTTAGATTGAAACATCAGTGTGAGGATTTGTACCTAACAGTCAAACTGTTCATGGATAAAGGGCCACCCACATCAAACGTGGGTTTGATTTCAGCCACAACGTGCTGATGATGctcctgtgtgctgtgtgtggatATCTAATTCAACAAGACACATGCTGTGAGGTTTGGGTATCCACATgaacattaaagtctgtgtaaaggcaattccatgttttctttcaaaacccattaaatatgtgaataaatgtctgctctgagtttgtcagaccaaagaagaaggtgttattaaccacccagccaaatttgaatggttaaaaatatcaacaagtttatgaaattatgtGTCAAagtcaggtaaaaatgaattctcagctccaggactgtgggggcgtgtcctctaaatgtgctgaagccacgcccactcatggcagcagtcaagcagccattttgaagcgactgaaacgtgtcagatgaattcagaaaatgacatgactaactttgaaacactgagcgagatgaattcatctcgatCTCTCTGCTAGGGGGGCAgaggtatgctcagggtggcctcagcgtgtcatcgagccaccctttaaggaccgcccacaaaatcctggactgaaaactggtgaaaaactccacatttcagtaatatatcattcagggtcttttcatgttttcagcaactattttcaatgtatttaatgaattttgaaagaaatctcagaattgcctttacatggactttaaaggtTCGGTGTAACTTTTAGGGTGATTTAACATGAATAACTGTTTTCAGTGATATACACGCACCtcaaaaaatgaattatgtttttatgaccaTAGAATGAGCCTTTATCTACAGTGTGTCGTTGTGATGACATGGTTGAGTTGATTGCAATCTGAAATCTGATGCACTGTAGCTTTAAGTCACTGTCAGAAAAGATATAGCGGTACACAGTCAGTTCTCTGAAggacttttaatgtgaaacataaaaaataaacatatttacacacagatTGCTGTACACATAGAATACTGTTCCATTATACAATATCAGCTGCCTTCTTCAGCGTCAGTGAACAAACAGGTTGTTTTCTTTCCCATATTTTAGACCCAAACTTAATGTAGTCCTAACAGGCAGCTCTCCATCCTGTCAGTGTGTAAAGTAAAGCTGGTTTCACATTAACGACACGTCTGACTGAATATCATGTTCATGATCTTGTACAGCATGTGTGACAGGAGTCAAACATGTTTAGAGTCAACACTTTTTAAAGGAACATCCTGGTTTGTAGTTTTGTAAAAAGACcaacttcatatttttatgtatttagcCTAGCTCAGCACAAGAGCTCCATCAacttaaagagagagagaaaaaacatggTCAACAAGGTCTTTATTTACATGTTGAATTAGTCACTGAGATTTGAGGAGCCGTGAGGTTTCATGTGTCTAACAGCTGGTTCCagatgtgctgctttgtgtctT includes the following:
- the spcs3 gene encoding signal peptidase complex subunit 3, with protein sequence MNTVLSRANSLFAFSLSVMAALTFGCFITTAFKDRRVPVNIHVAKVMLKNVDDFTGPRERSDLGFITFDLSADLQPIFDWNVKQLFLYLSAEYATKSNSLNQVVLWDKIVLRGENTKLNLRDMKSKYFFFDDGNGLRANKNITLTLSWNVVPNAGILPLVAGSGHVSLPFPDTYESTKSY